The Pyxidicoccus xibeiensis genome includes a window with the following:
- a CDS encoding esterase/lipase family protein, with the protein MLPIEAKEVPASVPETRGAGSPRVEFAIGVLNGVVGDYLHRQDNGLATPMELIHDGRPLRLDRESLQRAYPHSRGRLTLWVHGLAVTEAVWAFPGEPSVTYGALLERDLGFTPLYLRYNTGLHISDNGESLARLLEELVAAFPVPVEELVLMGYSMGGLVVRSACHVAAEAGHTWLSRVRRAFYIGVPHLGSPLERVGNAVSWVLRKVPNAYTQLIADVVDLRSNGVKDLGMARLLRRDWDGAAVDVPIQSRCHPVPLLPGISHHLLVGALAARERHLLSVLFGDGVVPLASASGRAGHVDHDLRVPPENVRVLTGIHHVALAHDAQCYAGLRAWFEEASP; encoded by the coding sequence TTGCTCCCAATCGAAGCGAAGGAAGTCCCGGCCTCCGTGCCGGAAACCCGCGGTGCCGGCTCGCCCCGGGTGGAGTTCGCCATCGGCGTCCTCAACGGCGTGGTGGGGGACTACCTGCACCGGCAGGACAACGGGCTGGCCACGCCGATGGAGCTCATCCACGACGGCCGTCCGCTCCGGCTCGACCGCGAGTCGCTTCAGCGTGCGTACCCCCATTCGCGGGGGCGGCTGACGCTCTGGGTGCACGGGCTGGCCGTCACCGAGGCCGTCTGGGCCTTCCCGGGTGAGCCGTCGGTGACGTACGGCGCGCTTCTGGAGCGCGATCTCGGCTTCACGCCGCTGTACCTCCGCTACAACACGGGCCTGCACATCTCCGACAACGGCGAGTCCCTGGCGCGGCTGTTGGAGGAGCTCGTCGCCGCGTTCCCGGTGCCCGTCGAGGAACTGGTCCTGATGGGCTACAGCATGGGCGGGCTCGTCGTTCGCAGCGCGTGCCACGTCGCGGCCGAGGCAGGCCACACCTGGCTGTCGCGGGTCCGCCGCGCCTTCTACATCGGCGTGCCGCACCTGGGCAGCCCGCTGGAGCGCGTGGGCAACGCCGTCTCGTGGGTGCTGCGCAAGGTCCCCAATGCGTACACGCAGCTCATCGCGGACGTGGTGGACCTGCGCAGCAACGGCGTGAAGGACCTGGGCATGGCCCGCCTGCTGCGAAGGGACTGGGACGGCGCGGCCGTGGACGTGCCCATCCAGAGTCGCTGCCATCCCGTCCCGTTGCTGCCGGGTATCTCGCACCACCTGCTCGTGGGCGCGCTGGCCGCCAGGGAGCGGCACCTGCTCTCCGTGCTGTTCGGAGACGGTGTGGTCCCCCTGGCGAGCGCCTCGGGCAGGGCGGGCCATGTGGACCACGACCTGCGCGTTCCACCCGAGAACGTGCGGGTGCTCACCGGCATCCACCATGTCGCGCTGGCGCACGACGCCCAGTGCTACGCCGGGCTCCGGGCCTGGTTCGAGGAGGCGTCACCATGA
- a CDS encoding DUF2252 domain-containing protein encodes MEDDPSADLGAAKVPLVSAERQQHVRRAPRGKRPSLLARGDFRSVDERMAAGRALRKRCPRSSHATWKPFRGREPLEQLRRSDATRLPWLVPVRHERMAESSFAFLRGTPFVMARDLAHTPVSGPRSQLCGDAHLANFGLFGTPERRLIFDLNDFDETLPGPFEWDVKRLAASCVVAARQNELGRGCGRKAARRAVKAYREMMRELSHDGLLAVWSRAVDAKQLVRDCHGPDRIAAEAVEKARRHTSAHAVEKLTVERGGRRHLAYQPPLLFPLGSVKMGISSAELRRRMRRLAAGYLASLDGAMRDLCLRYQQREWGFKVVGVGSVGLQAYVVLCEGNGGDDPLVLQVKEAQASVLEPYLGPSGFRSAGERVVVGQRRMQSFSDMFLGWTEVEGMGAFYVRQLRDMKGALDVEKMEADVFLDYAESCGATLARAHARTGDAAVIAGYLGSGTCFDEALADFACAYADQVDEDYARFIEAQVREADAGLLH; translated from the coding sequence ATGGAGGATGACCCATCCGCCGATCTCGGGGCCGCGAAGGTCCCGCTGGTATCCGCCGAGCGGCAGCAACATGTCCGCCGGGCACCTCGCGGGAAGCGGCCCTCGCTGCTGGCCCGGGGGGACTTCCGGAGCGTGGACGAGCGGATGGCGGCGGGGCGCGCGCTGCGCAAGCGCTGCCCCCGGAGCTCTCACGCGACGTGGAAGCCCTTCCGCGGGCGTGAGCCGCTGGAGCAGCTGCGCCGCTCGGACGCGACGCGGCTGCCGTGGCTGGTGCCGGTGCGCCACGAGCGCATGGCCGAGTCGAGCTTCGCGTTCCTGCGGGGCACGCCCTTCGTCATGGCGCGCGACCTGGCGCACACGCCGGTGAGCGGCCCGCGCTCGCAGCTCTGCGGGGATGCGCACCTGGCGAACTTCGGCCTCTTCGGCACGCCGGAGCGGCGCCTCATCTTCGACCTCAACGACTTCGACGAGACGCTGCCGGGCCCCTTCGAGTGGGACGTGAAGCGGCTGGCCGCGAGCTGTGTCGTGGCGGCGCGGCAGAACGAGCTCGGCAGGGGCTGCGGGAGGAAGGCGGCCCGCCGCGCCGTGAAGGCCTACCGGGAGATGATGCGCGAGCTGTCACATGACGGCCTGCTGGCGGTGTGGTCCCGGGCCGTGGATGCGAAGCAGCTGGTGCGTGACTGCCACGGCCCGGACCGCATCGCGGCGGAGGCCGTGGAGAAGGCCCGCCGTCACACCAGCGCGCACGCGGTGGAGAAGCTCACCGTGGAGCGCGGCGGCCGGCGTCACCTTGCCTACCAGCCTCCGCTGCTCTTCCCGCTGGGCTCGGTGAAGATGGGCATCTCGTCCGCGGAGCTGCGCCGCAGGATGCGGCGGCTGGCCGCGGGCTACCTGGCGTCCCTGGACGGCGCCATGAGAGACCTCTGCCTGCGCTACCAGCAGCGGGAGTGGGGCTTCAAGGTGGTGGGCGTGGGGAGCGTGGGGCTCCAGGCCTACGTGGTGCTGTGCGAGGGCAACGGCGGCGATGACCCGCTGGTGCTCCAGGTGAAGGAGGCGCAGGCCTCCGTGCTGGAGCCGTACCTGGGCCCGAGCGGCTTCCGCAGCGCCGGGGAGCGCGTGGTGGTGGGGCAGCGGCGCATGCAGTCCTTCTCGGACATGTTCCTCGGGTGGACGGAGGTGGAGGGGATGGGCGCCTTCTACGTCCGGCAGCTGCGCGACATGAAGGGCGCGCTGGACGTGGAGAAGATGGAGGCCGACGTGTTCCTCGACTACGCGGAGTCCTGCGGTGCCACGCTGGCCCGCGCCCACGCGCGTACCGGGGACGCCGCCGTCATTGCCGGCTACCTGGGCAGTGGCACCTGCTTCGACGAGGCCCTGGCCGACTTCGCCTGCGCGTACGCGGACCAGGTGGACGAGGACTACGCGCGCTTCATCGAAGCGCAGGTCCGCGAGGCGGACGCGGGCCTTCTGCACTGA
- a CDS encoding DUF4340 domain-containing protein gives MTQARKNLVTLLALTAAAAGLGLYAWYGVREPEQQQAAQQQASEQLFAAHEAGARGEDGGAPPAPVFTKLTVKATSGTTELVREQGGGWKVTAPVAARAEQAAVEAIASTLGSSRFSSVVDEAPTDADLEKYGLKTPVFTVTAQAYVPDAKGGGADDPARQRTVTLHGGIENTFDGSVYVRREGDPKVYAAPGAVRWSLDKDTFALRAKEFLGPLVEASFQGIEVKAKTNAYQLARDPGGTGWRLVKPVAERADEVRVADLLTALKDQHALSFPVDSPETRKKLGLEAPAVDARFIPATGEPVRVRLSRVTEDGAIKVYALREQGAQALLGEVPETALAVLDVGVPELKDKRVLAFRREDVRRVVFHPGGGAEPITVARVSGTDGGAGAWEVESPKPGKAQHFKVASLLGSLDTYKAVAFGEPKPKSWAKYGISDASRGAALLGADGKELARLWLGHEVKDKPGTVYARGSSADVLEVSATWVELPAKVEDVLEAPPSPAVTDGGTDATAAPTP, from the coding sequence GTGACGCAGGCACGGAAGAACCTGGTGACGTTGCTGGCCCTCACCGCCGCGGCGGCGGGCCTGGGCCTCTACGCGTGGTACGGCGTGCGCGAGCCCGAGCAGCAGCAGGCCGCGCAGCAGCAGGCCTCCGAGCAGCTCTTCGCCGCCCACGAGGCGGGGGCGCGCGGAGAGGACGGCGGAGCCCCGCCGGCCCCCGTCTTCACGAAGCTCACGGTGAAGGCGACGAGCGGCACCACGGAGCTGGTGCGCGAGCAGGGCGGCGGCTGGAAGGTCACCGCGCCGGTGGCGGCCAGGGCGGAGCAGGCGGCGGTGGAGGCCATCGCCAGCACGCTGGGCTCGTCCCGGTTCAGCTCCGTCGTGGACGAGGCGCCCACGGACGCTGATCTGGAGAAGTACGGGCTGAAGACGCCGGTCTTCACGGTGACGGCGCAGGCGTACGTGCCAGACGCGAAGGGCGGCGGCGCGGACGACCCGGCGCGCCAGCGCACGGTGACGCTGCATGGCGGCATCGAGAACACCTTCGACGGCTCCGTGTACGTGCGCCGCGAGGGGGACCCGAAGGTGTACGCGGCGCCGGGTGCGGTGCGCTGGTCGCTGGACAAGGACACCTTCGCGCTGCGCGCCAAGGAGTTCCTCGGACCGCTCGTGGAGGCGTCGTTCCAGGGCATCGAGGTGAAGGCGAAGACGAATGCGTACCAGCTCGCGAGAGACCCGGGCGGCACGGGGTGGAGGCTGGTGAAGCCGGTGGCGGAGCGCGCGGACGAGGTGCGCGTGGCGGACCTGCTGACGGCGCTCAAGGACCAGCACGCGCTGTCCTTCCCGGTGGACTCGCCGGAGACGCGCAAGAAGCTGGGGCTGGAGGCGCCGGCGGTGGACGCGCGCTTCATCCCGGCCACGGGTGAGCCGGTGCGCGTGCGCCTGTCGAGGGTGACGGAGGACGGCGCCATCAAGGTGTACGCGCTGCGCGAGCAGGGCGCGCAGGCGCTGCTGGGCGAGGTGCCGGAGACCGCGCTGGCGGTGCTGGACGTGGGCGTGCCGGAGCTGAAGGACAAGCGGGTGCTGGCCTTCCGGCGCGAGGACGTGCGGCGCGTGGTGTTCCACCCGGGCGGCGGCGCGGAGCCCATCACCGTGGCCAGGGTGTCCGGCACGGACGGCGGCGCCGGCGCGTGGGAGGTGGAGTCACCGAAGCCCGGCAAGGCGCAGCACTTCAAGGTGGCGTCGCTGCTGGGCTCGCTGGACACGTACAAGGCCGTGGCCTTCGGCGAGCCGAAGCCGAAGAGCTGGGCGAAGTACGGCATCTCCGACGCGTCACGGGGCGCGGCGCTGCTGGGCGCCGACGGGAAGGAGCTGGCGCGGCTGTGGCTGGGCCATGAGGTGAAGGACAAGCCCGGCACGGTGTATGCGCGGGGCTCCAGCGCGGACGTGCTGGAGGTGTCCGCCACCTGGGTGGAGCTGCCCGCGAAGGTCGAGGACGTGCTGGAGGCCCCGCCCTCCCCTGCTGTCACGGACGGTGGGACCGACGCCACGGCGGCGCCGACTCCGTAG
- a CDS encoding ABC transporter permease/M1 family aminopeptidase has translation MLGGVLRFEWRYQTRQVSFWVAAAAFLLLGFVFVQTGYGPDNVHVNSPYTIMQSLGLLSLFSIFALSLFCANAALRDTEHKMEELVYATSVGKLTYLSSRFAGVLLASLAMLCVATLGLLVAPRVVTVDPEQLGRTDVLRYVWALAVMVLPNLVFAASLLFAISVLTRSALASYVGAVFVYALYMVGSLLGDSPMMAGAATQTPEAMARAALLDPFGLSAFFAQTRYWTEHERNTRLLALEGHFLLNRALWLGVSAAVLGFVYTRFAFRVARGTKTGRDDTADAAPVASTYHPVPGRALPGAVSWAALRSATRLELRYVLRSGAFLALLALWLLVIGMEVVAGATRAEYGTRIWPTTGLLFDSIQQPLSLFGTLMLLYYGAELVWRERYCRMDAVLDATPASSAVFYLSKAVALAVLTVLLTVTAVGLAVAYQLVRGYHHLEPGLYLSLLYFSVLPLLLFAVAVLFVQALSPNRYVGMFLGLLLALLVHQGDAIGLEHGLLRYAGGPAVRHSDMNGFGTVAASFSAFMVYWSAFASLLALVTCGLWRRGVSPSLRARFAALPRQWGRGGQVGAAACLGVFMLTGGFIFHGTNMLNTYETAGQQADWKADYERAYKQYETLAQPSVVAVKADVDLFPEARRYRVAGTYRLENRTPESIDTVWVAVRRDVSGAVLKLEGARLLSHDARFGMSAFRLERPLSPGARTELTFEVEVARRGVQSSEPDTSIVGNGSFITNLEAFPTLGYRKTYELRDARERRERGLPELPLTAVAEDAPGLGPVGGQERAWATLDTTVSTSGDQVAVAPGRLRKEWREHGRRYFHYVMDRPINPWFAYVSARYAVEKVRHRGVDVEVYFHPAHASNVQRILQAATRSLDAFGEQFGPYPHEQLRIVEVPSYASFGALALPNTIYFPEHRGFLADPRNPEDIDLVTRRIAHEVAHQWWGHQVDPVDGAGATTLNESLAKYSEQLVMRAAYGEAPLRRLLGYELDRYLTGRTGEQTEEPPLTEARDQAYLYYAKGALVMNALRDLLGEAAVNRALSRLVRERAWPNASPTTHHLLAALRAEAPEGHHVLIDQWMKQVVLYDLKVESATSEPLADGRFRVTARIGAAKAARRAGSDHPLDMDEQLDLAVFPRHPDRMSPEEPALYAAKHRIVGASTEVSVVVNERPEYIGVDPFLLRIELEKGDNFRKVVEAGRP, from the coding sequence ATGCTCGGCGGGGTGCTTCGCTTCGAGTGGCGCTACCAGACGCGCCAGGTCTCCTTCTGGGTCGCGGCGGCGGCCTTCCTGCTGCTGGGCTTCGTGTTCGTCCAGACGGGCTACGGGCCGGACAACGTCCACGTCAACTCGCCGTACACCATCATGCAGTCGCTGGGGCTGCTGTCCCTGTTCTCCATCTTCGCGCTCAGCCTCTTCTGCGCCAACGCGGCGCTGCGGGACACCGAGCACAAGATGGAGGAGCTCGTCTACGCGACCTCCGTCGGCAAGCTCACGTACCTGTCGAGCCGCTTCGCGGGAGTGCTGCTGGCCTCGCTCGCGATGCTCTGCGTCGCGACGCTGGGATTGTTGGTGGCGCCCCGGGTGGTGACGGTGGACCCGGAGCAGCTCGGGCGCACCGACGTGCTCCGGTATGTCTGGGCGCTCGCGGTGATGGTGCTGCCCAACCTGGTGTTCGCCGCGTCGCTGCTCTTCGCCATCTCCGTGCTGACGCGCAGCGCGCTGGCCAGCTACGTGGGCGCCGTCTTCGTGTACGCGCTGTACATGGTGGGCTCGCTGCTGGGGGACTCGCCGATGATGGCGGGCGCGGCGACGCAGACGCCGGAGGCAATGGCGCGCGCCGCCCTGCTGGACCCGTTCGGCCTGTCGGCGTTCTTCGCGCAGACGCGGTACTGGACCGAGCACGAGCGGAACACCCGCCTGCTCGCCCTGGAGGGCCACTTCCTGCTCAACCGCGCTCTGTGGCTGGGCGTCTCGGCGGCCGTGCTGGGGTTCGTCTACACGCGCTTCGCCTTCCGGGTGGCACGCGGGACGAAGACGGGCCGCGACGACACGGCGGACGCCGCGCCGGTTGCCTCCACGTATCACCCCGTGCCGGGCCGGGCCCTGCCGGGCGCGGTGTCCTGGGCCGCGCTCCGGTCCGCGACGCGGCTGGAGCTGCGGTACGTGCTGCGGAGCGGGGCCTTCCTGGCGCTGCTGGCGCTCTGGCTGCTGGTCATCGGCATGGAGGTCGTGGCCGGCGCCACCCGCGCGGAGTACGGCACCCGCATCTGGCCGACGACGGGCCTGCTGTTCGACAGCATCCAGCAGCCGCTGTCCCTCTTCGGCACGCTGATGCTCCTCTACTACGGCGCCGAGCTCGTCTGGAGGGAGCGGTACTGCCGCATGGACGCGGTCCTCGACGCGACGCCGGCCTCCAGCGCCGTGTTCTATCTGTCCAAGGCCGTGGCGCTGGCCGTGCTGACGGTGCTGCTGACCGTCACGGCCGTGGGGCTCGCGGTGGCGTACCAGCTCGTGCGCGGGTACCACCACCTGGAGCCGGGGCTCTACCTGTCGCTGCTGTACTTCAGCGTCCTGCCCCTGCTGCTGTTCGCCGTGGCCGTGCTGTTCGTCCAGGCACTGAGTCCCAACCGCTACGTGGGGATGTTCCTGGGGCTGCTGCTGGCGCTGCTCGTCCACCAGGGCGACGCCATCGGCCTGGAGCACGGGCTGCTGCGGTACGCGGGTGGGCCCGCGGTGCGGCACTCGGACATGAATGGCTTCGGGACCGTGGCCGCGTCCTTCTCCGCCTTCATGGTGTACTGGAGCGCGTTCGCGAGCCTGCTGGCGCTCGTCACCTGTGGCCTCTGGCGGCGCGGCGTGAGTCCCTCGCTCCGCGCGCGCTTCGCGGCCCTGCCGCGCCAGTGGGGCCGAGGCGGTCAGGTCGGCGCGGCTGCCTGCCTGGGCGTGTTCATGCTGACGGGCGGCTTCATCTTCCACGGCACGAACATGCTGAACACGTACGAGACCGCCGGGCAGCAGGCCGACTGGAAGGCGGACTACGAGCGGGCCTACAAGCAGTACGAGACGCTGGCGCAGCCGAGCGTGGTCGCGGTCAAGGCCGACGTGGACCTGTTCCCCGAGGCGCGGCGCTACCGCGTGGCCGGTACGTATCGGCTGGAGAACCGGACCCCGGAGTCCATCGACACGGTCTGGGTCGCCGTGCGCAGGGATGTGTCGGGCGCCGTGCTGAAGCTGGAGGGCGCGCGGCTGCTCTCCCACGACGCGCGCTTCGGGATGTCCGCGTTCCGGCTGGAGCGCCCGTTGTCACCCGGTGCGCGGACCGAGCTGACCTTCGAGGTCGAGGTGGCGCGGCGAGGCGTCCAGTCCTCGGAGCCGGACACCTCCATCGTAGGGAATGGCTCGTTCATCACGAATCTGGAGGCATTCCCCACCCTCGGCTACCGGAAGACGTACGAGCTGCGCGACGCGCGGGAGCGGCGCGAGCGCGGCCTGCCCGAGCTGCCGCTGACGGCGGTGGCGGAGGATGCGCCGGGGCTGGGGCCCGTGGGCGGACAGGAGCGGGCGTGGGCGACGCTGGACACGACGGTGTCCACGTCCGGGGACCAGGTCGCCGTGGCGCCGGGCAGGCTGCGGAAGGAGTGGCGCGAGCACGGGAGGCGCTACTTCCACTACGTCATGGACCGGCCCATCAACCCGTGGTTCGCGTACGTGTCCGCCCGCTACGCGGTGGAGAAGGTGCGGCACCGAGGCGTGGACGTGGAGGTGTACTTCCACCCCGCGCACGCCTCCAACGTGCAGCGCATCCTCCAGGCCGCGACGCGCTCGCTGGACGCCTTCGGCGAGCAGTTCGGCCCCTATCCGCACGAGCAGCTCCGCATCGTCGAGGTGCCCTCCTACGCGAGCTTCGGCGCGCTGGCGCTGCCCAACACCATCTACTTCCCGGAGCATCGCGGGTTCCTCGCGGACCCGCGCAACCCCGAGGACATCGACCTCGTCACCCGGCGCATCGCGCACGAGGTGGCCCACCAGTGGTGGGGGCACCAGGTCGACCCGGTGGACGGCGCGGGGGCCACGACGCTCAACGAGTCGCTGGCGAAGTACTCCGAGCAGCTGGTGATGCGGGCCGCGTACGGCGAGGCGCCCCTGCGCAGGCTGCTGGGCTACGAACTGGACCGCTACCTCACGGGCAGGACGGGCGAGCAGACCGAGGAGCCGCCGCTCACCGAGGCCAGAGACCAGGCGTACCTCTACTACGCGAAGGGTGCCCTGGTGATGAACGCCCTGCGAGACCTCCTGGGCGAGGCCGCGGTGAACCGGGCGTTGAGCCGGCTGGTGCGCGAGCGGGCCTGGCCGAATGCATCCCCCACGACGCACCACCTGCTGGCCGCGCTGCGGGCCGAGGCCCCGGAAGGACACCACGTGCTCATCGACCAGTGGATGAAGCAGGTGGTCCTCTATGACTTGAAGGTGGAGTCCGCCACGTCCGAGCCGCTGGCCGATGGCCGCTTCCGAGTGACGGCCCGGATTGGCGCGGCGAAGGCGGCGCGGCGAGCCGGCTCGGACCACCCGCTGGACATGGATGAGCAGTTGGACCTCGCCGTGTTCCCCCGGCACCCGGACCGGATGTCCCCGGAGGAGCCCGCGCTGTACGCGGCGAAGCACCGCATCGTCGGCGCTTCCACGGAGGTGTCCGTCGTCGTGAACGAGCGTCCCGAGTACATCGGGGTGGACCCCTTCCTCCTGCGCATCGAGCTGGAGAAGGGGGACAACTTCCGGAAGGTGGTGGAGGCAGGGCGGCCGTAG
- a CDS encoding SET domain-containing protein, whose protein sequence is MLRVKTFIAQSGIHGTGLFAAEPIPKGTVVWGFDPPVDQRFTPEDVAKMPPVMKTFLSRYAYSDRGTLVLCGDHARFMNHSPKPNCGNDPTRQYTLALRDIEQGEELTDDYVTMEDSWAPFSGIIEPERM, encoded by the coding sequence ATGCTGCGTGTGAAGACGTTCATCGCTCAGTCCGGCATCCATGGCACGGGCCTGTTCGCGGCCGAACCCATTCCCAAGGGCACCGTGGTCTGGGGCTTCGACCCGCCCGTGGACCAGCGGTTCACCCCGGAAGACGTGGCGAAGATGCCCCCGGTGATGAAGACCTTCCTGTCGCGCTACGCCTACAGCGACCGGGGCACGCTGGTGCTGTGTGGAGACCATGCGCGCTTCATGAACCACTCGCCCAAGCCGAACTGCGGGAACGACCCGACCCGGCAGTACACGCTCGCCCTCCGTGACATCGAGCAGGGCGAGGAGCTGACGGACGACTACGTCACCATGGAGGACAGCTGGGCGCCGTTCTCCGGCATCATCGAGCCCGAGCGGATGTGA
- a CDS encoding ABC transporter ATP-binding protein, with protein sequence MGRTLRGMLRISAVSKTYPNGVKALRGIDLTIERGLFGLLGPNGAGKSTLMRILATLQEPDAGQLTFDGVDVLADPRAHRRYLGYLPQDFGVYPGVSAVELLDHLGVLKGLTNRREREAQVEALLHQTNLYAHRKKAVSGFSGGMRQRFGIAQALLGAPRMLIVDEPTAGLDPEERNRFHNLLSEVGENVVVLLSTHIVEDVRQLCPRMAILSQGQVLREGVPEQLVAGLEGRVWRKTVEKADVARHKAAMQVLSTQLAGGKTVLRVLSDGPPGEGFTPVPPDLEDVYFSVLTAAA encoded by the coding sequence GTGGGGCGTACCCTCCGGGGCATGCTGCGCATCTCCGCCGTTTCGAAGACCTATCCCAACGGCGTGAAGGCGCTCCGGGGCATCGACCTGACCATCGAGCGGGGGCTGTTCGGCCTGCTCGGGCCGAACGGGGCAGGGAAGTCCACCCTCATGCGCATCCTGGCCACGCTCCAGGAGCCGGACGCGGGGCAGCTCACTTTCGACGGCGTGGACGTGCTCGCGGACCCGAGGGCCCACCGCCGGTACCTGGGCTATCTCCCCCAGGACTTCGGCGTGTACCCGGGCGTGTCCGCCGTGGAGCTGCTGGACCACCTGGGCGTGCTCAAGGGCCTGACGAACCGGCGGGAGCGCGAGGCGCAGGTGGAGGCGCTGCTCCACCAGACGAACCTGTACGCGCACCGGAAGAAGGCCGTCAGTGGCTTCTCGGGTGGCATGCGGCAGCGCTTCGGCATCGCCCAGGCGCTGCTGGGGGCGCCGCGCATGCTCATCGTGGACGAGCCCACGGCGGGCCTGGACCCCGAGGAGCGCAACCGGTTCCACAACCTCCTGAGTGAAGTCGGGGAGAACGTCGTGGTGCTCCTGTCGACGCACATCGTCGAGGACGTGCGCCAGCTCTGCCCCAGGATGGCGATTCTCTCGCAGGGCCAGGTGCTGCGAGAGGGAGTCCCCGAGCAGCTCGTCGCCGGACTCGAGGGGCGCGTGTGGCGCAAGACGGTGGAGAAGGCCGACGTCGCCCGCCACAAGGCCGCCATGCAGGTGCTCTCCACGCAGCTCGCAGGCGGGAAGACGGTGCTTCGCGTGTTGTCGGACGGGCCTCCTGGCGAGGGCTTCACCCCGGTGCCTCCGGACCTCGAAGACGTGTACTTCTCCGTGCTCACGGCGGCGGCCTAG
- a CDS encoding phthiocerol/phthiodiolone dimycocerosyl transferase family protein yields the protein MPVARALSPNEAEFEFYNRKLSGALQMQLCLRLEGPLTFELVQRALRLLQQEHTLLQARIASVDGALHYEVDPALRLPARQVERTEPEQWRAVIREELNASLDSAEGLMRVSYIPAGAGTPLHDLVIKSHHGIMDAAAMMRVYGRLLELCGELAAGREPAPVPARPVSPPTTELLPLKGVALALKKARFMAHMMGTLLTKKPRPLPITDFAPVDEQQSSFEDLRVPADVLAPLVERAREERSSITAALAAAMLLTIRKGLPGEGPMNLAWLSPLSYRNAIQSEFADPSNLAFAFGTGMFVNAVDARNGTFWDLARATKANIEAALASQLHYTTPHLAKLRLSFFEKEKPPAMVLSFSNMGTFQVADAFGPLTLREIQFTPAIRGYGPLWVVHAYTYREELYLHLGFAQPLLRPEAARAWLDSVVGYLRASLAR from the coding sequence ATGCCAGTGGCCCGGGCGCTGAGCCCCAACGAAGCGGAGTTCGAGTTCTACAACCGCAAGCTGAGCGGCGCCCTGCAGATGCAGCTGTGCCTGCGGCTGGAAGGGCCGCTCACCTTCGAGCTCGTGCAGCGGGCGCTGCGGCTGCTCCAGCAGGAGCACACGCTGCTCCAGGCGCGCATCGCCAGCGTGGACGGTGCCCTGCACTACGAGGTGGACCCCGCGCTGCGACTCCCCGCCAGGCAGGTGGAGCGCACGGAGCCCGAGCAGTGGCGCGCGGTGATTCGCGAGGAGCTGAACGCGTCCCTGGACTCGGCCGAGGGGCTGATGCGCGTCAGCTACATTCCGGCTGGCGCCGGCACGCCGCTGCACGACCTGGTCATCAAGTCGCACCACGGCATCATGGACGCCGCGGCGATGATGCGCGTCTACGGCCGGCTGCTGGAGCTGTGCGGCGAGCTGGCGGCGGGGAGGGAGCCCGCGCCCGTGCCGGCCCGCCCCGTGTCACCGCCCACGACGGAGCTGCTGCCCCTCAAGGGGGTGGCCCTGGCGCTGAAGAAGGCCCGCTTCATGGCGCACATGATGGGGACGCTGCTCACGAAGAAGCCCCGGCCGCTGCCCATCACGGACTTCGCGCCGGTGGACGAGCAGCAGTCCAGCTTCGAGGACCTCCGGGTGCCGGCGGACGTGCTGGCCCCACTGGTGGAGCGGGCTCGTGAGGAGCGCAGCTCCATCACCGCGGCGCTCGCGGCGGCCATGCTGCTCACCATCCGCAAGGGCCTGCCGGGGGAGGGGCCGATGAACCTCGCCTGGCTCTCTCCGCTGAGCTACCGCAACGCCATCCAGTCGGAGTTCGCGGACCCCTCCAACCTGGCCTTCGCGTTCGGCACGGGCATGTTCGTCAACGCGGTGGATGCGCGCAACGGGACGTTCTGGGACCTGGCGCGCGCGACGAAGGCGAACATCGAGGCCGCGCTCGCGAGCCAGCTGCACTACACCACCCCGCACCTGGCGAAGCTGCGGCTGAGCTTCTTCGAGAAGGAGAAGCCGCCGGCCATGGTGCTCTCGTTCTCGAACATGGGCACCTTCCAGGTGGCCGACGCGTTTGGCCCGCTGACGCTCCGGGAGATTCAATTCACGCCAGCCATCCGCGGCTACGGGCCGCTGTGGGTCGTGCACGCGTATACCTACCGGGAGGAGCTGTACCTCCACCTGGGCTTCGCCCAGCCCCTGCTGCGCCCCGAGGCGGCGCGAGCCTGGCTGGACTCGGTGGTCGGCTATCTGAGGGCGTCCCTGGCGAGGTAG